The following are from one region of the Mycolicibacterium helvum genome:
- a CDS encoding endonuclease/exonuclease/phosphatase family protein has product MRMATFNILHGRSVDDGQVSLERLSACIRRLDVDVLALQEVDVGQPRSSLADLTAIAAAAMDAVSHRFVAAIAGTPGATWMAATGAEQPGTAAYGIALLSRYPAISWQELRLPRIPVPLPVYLPGARRVQILHEEPRAAMAVQLDTPLGVMTVANTHLSFVPGWNHVQLKRLIRDLRGLPGPRVLMGDLNMSAPARGRRTGLRPLAAAPTFPLHYPDRQLDHILIDHDDLVATDVCTPALPISDHRPLVIDVSLR; this is encoded by the coding sequence ATGCGCATGGCCACCTTCAACATCTTGCACGGGCGCAGCGTGGACGACGGCCAGGTGAGTCTGGAGCGATTATCGGCGTGCATTCGTCGCCTGGATGTCGATGTTCTGGCGCTGCAGGAGGTTGACGTCGGCCAGCCGCGCTCGTCGCTGGCTGATCTCACCGCGATCGCCGCGGCGGCGATGGACGCCGTCTCGCATCGATTCGTAGCCGCCATCGCCGGCACCCCGGGGGCGACGTGGATGGCCGCCACCGGCGCCGAACAACCGGGCACCGCCGCGTACGGGATCGCCCTGCTGTCGAGATATCCGGCGATCTCGTGGCAGGAGCTGCGGCTGCCCCGAATCCCCGTGCCGTTACCGGTGTACCTGCCTGGCGCCCGTCGGGTGCAGATCCTCCATGAGGAGCCCCGAGCGGCAATGGCGGTTCAGCTCGATACCCCGCTCGGAGTGATGACCGTGGCCAACACGCACCTGTCGTTCGTGCCCGGCTGGAACCATGTGCAGCTCAAGCGGCTCATCCGTGATCTGCGCGGCCTGCCTGGGCCGCGGGTGTTGATGGGCGACCTGAACATGTCGGCGCCCGCCCGGGGCCGGCGCACCGGGCTGCGTCCGTTGGCAGCCGCGCCGACGTTTCCGCTGCACTATCCGGACCGTCAGCTCGACCACATCCTCATCGACCATGACGACTTGGTGGCCACCGACGTGTGCACACCTGCTCTGCCGATCTCCGATCATCGCCCGCTCGTCATCGACGTGTCGCTCCGGTGA
- a CDS encoding ABC1 kinase family protein produces the protein MNSTKHREVAKLDRVPLPVEAARMGTTGWQLTRTGARVLSTLPGRGRWQEKVIKQIPQTFSDLGPTYVKFGQIIASSPGAFGEGLSREFRSLLDAVPPADTAEVHKLLKQELGGDPADLFATFEEEPFASASIAQVHFATLHTGEDVVVKIQRPGIRRRVAADLQILKRFAQLVELAKLGRRLSAQDVVADFSDNLAEELDFRIEAQSMEAWVSGLHGSPLGRNIRVPHVHWEFTSERVLTMERVRGVRIDDVKAIRTKGFDGTELVKALLFSTFEGGLRHGLFHGDLHAGNLLVDDDGRIVFLDFGIMGRIDPRTRWLLRELVYALLVKKDHASAGKIVVLLGAVGTTKPEQQAAKDLEAFAAPLTLKTLGDMSYADIGKQLSTLADAYDVKLPRELVLIGKQFLYVERYMKLLAPKWQMMNDPQFSGYFANFMVEVSREHQSDVEV, from the coding sequence ATGAATTCGACCAAACACCGCGAAGTAGCCAAGCTCGATCGCGTTCCGTTGCCGGTCGAGGCCGCCCGTATGGGCACGACCGGCTGGCAGCTCACCCGCACCGGCGCCCGCGTGCTCAGCACGCTGCCCGGGCGTGGGCGCTGGCAGGAGAAGGTCATCAAGCAAATTCCACAGACCTTCTCCGACCTCGGCCCCACCTATGTCAAGTTCGGTCAGATCATCGCGTCCAGCCCGGGTGCATTTGGCGAAGGGCTGAGCCGGGAGTTCCGCAGTCTTCTCGACGCGGTACCGCCCGCCGACACCGCCGAGGTACACAAGCTGCTCAAGCAGGAGCTCGGTGGCGACCCGGCCGACCTGTTCGCCACGTTCGAGGAGGAGCCGTTCGCATCGGCCTCGATCGCCCAGGTGCACTTCGCCACCCTGCACACCGGTGAGGACGTCGTCGTCAAGATCCAGCGGCCGGGTATCCGCCGCCGGGTGGCCGCCGACCTGCAGATCCTGAAGCGCTTCGCCCAGCTCGTCGAGCTGGCCAAGCTGGGACGGCGACTGTCCGCCCAGGACGTGGTCGCCGACTTCTCCGACAACCTCGCCGAAGAGCTCGACTTCCGCATCGAAGCGCAGTCCATGGAGGCCTGGGTATCGGGTCTGCATGGTTCCCCGCTGGGCCGCAACATCCGGGTGCCACACGTGCACTGGGAGTTCACCAGCGAGCGGGTGCTGACCATGGAGCGGGTGCGCGGGGTGCGTATCGACGATGTCAAGGCAATCCGCACGAAGGGGTTCGACGGCACCGAGCTGGTCAAGGCGCTGCTGTTCTCCACCTTCGAGGGTGGCCTGCGCCACGGGCTGTTCCACGGCGATCTGCACGCCGGCAACCTGCTGGTCGACGACGACGGCCGCATCGTGTTCCTGGACTTCGGCATCATGGGCCGCATCGATCCGCGTACCCGCTGGCTGCTGCGCGAGCTGGTCTACGCGCTGCTGGTCAAGAAAGACCACGCCTCCGCAGGCAAGATCGTGGTGCTGCTGGGCGCGGTGGGCACCACCAAGCCCGAGCAGCAGGCCGCCAAGGACCTCGAGGCATTTGCCGCCCCGCTGACGCTGAAGACGCTCGGGGACATGTCGTACGCCGATATCGGCAAACAGCTTTCGACGCTGGCCGACGCCTACGACGTAAAACTGCCGCGCGAGCTGGTGCTGATCGGCAAACAGTTCCTCTACGTCGAGCGCTACATGAAACTGCTGGCACCGAAGTGGCAGATGATGAACGACCCCCAATTCTCCGGGTACTTCGCCAATTTCATGGTCGAGGTCAGCCGCGAGCACCAGAGCGACGTCGAGGTCTGA
- a CDS encoding helix-turn-helix transcriptional regulator, protein MSPTTSRVLQLLGLLQSRRVWSGKELSERLGVTTRSVRRDVERLRELGYPVHASTGHGGGYQLGAGAALPPLLLDADEAVAMAVCLRLAAGGSVAGVGEAALRALTKMDQVMPARLRSQVAAVHDATVTLALEADSPVDPEVLMTLARACRDREHVDVDYVDRAGSPTSRRLEPYQMVTTGRRWYLLTYDRDRDDWRSLRLDRMAQVRARGTTFTARPAPDAAAYVRRAITTSPYRYVARVRYHAAKTVIAQHFSLTSVSIEDDGPDTCVVAAGTDDPKTLVLYLAMPGVAFEVLEPEEVADGALAMSALLAAAVRR, encoded by the coding sequence ATGTCACCGACGACGAGCCGGGTGCTGCAACTGCTCGGCCTGTTGCAATCGCGGCGGGTCTGGTCGGGCAAGGAGCTCTCCGAACGGCTCGGCGTGACCACCCGCAGCGTGCGCCGCGACGTCGAACGGCTACGTGAACTCGGTTACCCCGTCCACGCCAGCACCGGCCACGGCGGCGGCTATCAGCTCGGCGCCGGTGCCGCGCTGCCGCCGTTGCTCCTCGACGCCGACGAGGCCGTCGCGATGGCGGTATGCCTGCGCCTCGCCGCCGGGGGCAGCGTCGCAGGCGTCGGCGAGGCCGCACTGCGCGCCCTGACCAAAATGGACCAGGTGATGCCCGCGCGACTGCGCTCGCAGGTCGCGGCCGTGCACGACGCCACGGTCACGCTGGCACTCGAGGCGGACTCGCCAGTGGATCCCGAGGTCCTGATGACGCTGGCGCGGGCCTGCCGCGACCGCGAGCACGTCGACGTGGACTACGTCGACCGGGCCGGCTCACCGACCAGCCGCCGCCTCGAGCCGTATCAAATGGTCACCACCGGGCGGCGGTGGTATCTGCTGACCTACGACCGCGACCGCGACGACTGGCGCAGCCTGCGGCTGGACCGGATGGCGCAGGTACGTGCGAGGGGAACCACCTTCACCGCCCGGCCGGCGCCCGACGCCGCCGCCTACGTCCGGCGTGCCATCACCACCTCGCCGTACCGCTACGTCGCCAGGGTTCGTTATCATGCCGCCAAAACTGTTATAGCCCAGCATTTTTCACTGACGTCGGTGAGCATCGAGGATGACGGACCCGACACCTGCGTCGTCGCCGCCGGGACGGATGACCCGAAGACGCTGGTGCTGTATCTGGCCATGCCAGGGGTTGCCTTCGAGGTGCTCGAACCCGAGGAGGTCGCCGACGGTGCGCTCGCGATGTCGGCGCTACTGGCTGCCGCCGTCAGGCGGTGA
- a CDS encoding cyclopropane mycolic acid synthase family methyltransferase produces MAKRLQPHFEDVQAHYDLSDDFFRLFLDPTQTYSCAYFERDDMTLEQAQIAKIDLALGKLGLQPGMTLLDIGCGWGATMMRALEKHDVNVIGLTLSKNQRDHVERIFETTASPRDKRVELEGWEQFDEPVDRIVSIGAFEHFGFDRYDDFFAMAHRVLPDDGVMLLHTITSFTFDQMAQRKVPLTFEAARFAKFMLTEIFPGGRLPTVEKVEDHSSRAGFTLTRVQSLQPHYARTLDCWAAALEANRDKAIEVQSEEVYERYMKYLTGCARGFRVGYIDVDQFTLEKQPKDTHR; encoded by the coding sequence ATGGCCAAACGACTACAACCTCATTTCGAAGACGTACAAGCCCACTACGACTTGTCCGACGATTTCTTCCGGCTTTTCCTCGATCCGACCCAGACCTACAGCTGCGCGTACTTCGAACGCGATGACATGACTTTGGAACAGGCCCAGATCGCCAAGATCGACCTCGCGCTGGGCAAATTGGGCCTTCAGCCGGGCATGACTTTGCTGGATATCGGCTGTGGATGGGGCGCCACCATGATGCGCGCCCTGGAGAAGCACGACGTCAATGTCATCGGCCTGACGCTGTCGAAAAACCAGCGCGATCATGTCGAGCGGATCTTCGAAACAACCGCCAGCCCCCGGGACAAGCGCGTCGAGCTCGAAGGCTGGGAGCAGTTCGACGAGCCGGTCGACCGGATCGTATCGATCGGTGCCTTCGAGCATTTCGGCTTCGACCGCTACGACGACTTCTTCGCGATGGCCCACCGGGTGCTACCCGACGACGGGGTGATGCTGCTGCACACGATCACGTCGTTCACGTTTGACCAAATGGCGCAGCGGAAGGTCCCGCTCACGTTCGAGGCGGCACGGTTCGCGAAGTTCATGCTCACCGAGATCTTCCCGGGTGGCCGGCTGCCGACGGTGGAAAAGGTCGAAGACCATTCGAGCAGAGCCGGCTTCACGCTGACGCGTGTCCAGTCGTTGCAACCGCACTACGCGCGCACACTGGATTGTTGGGCGGCGGCGCTGGAAGCCAACCGCGACAAGGCCATCGAGGTGCAGTCCGAGGAGGTGTATGAGCGGTACATGAAGTACCTCACCGGCTGTGCGCGTGGATTCCGGGTCGGATACATCGACGTCGATCAGTTCACGCTCGAGAAGCAGCCGAAGGACACGCACCGTTAA
- a CDS encoding cyclopropane mycolic acid synthase family methyltransferase — translation MPEATETKDMRPHFEEIQAHYDLSDDFFGVFQDPTRKYSCAYFTGPNATLSEAQIANVDQHLDRLDLKPGMTLLEVGCGWGLTLQRAMEKYDVNVIGLTLSKNQKAYCEQLLGKIDTTRTFDVRLEGWEQFHTPVDRIVSIEAIEHFGFERFDDFFKNSFDILPDDGRMTIQSSCGYHPDDLAARGKKLTFELARFAKFMVDVIFPGGRIPSTKMLVQHGEKAGFVVPEPLSLRNHYIKTLGIWAARLEWHKDEAIAAAGIESYDNYMRYLTGCQYYYVDEAIDVSLVTYLKPGAAA, via the coding sequence ATGCCCGAGGCAACCGAGACCAAGGACATGCGGCCCCATTTCGAAGAGATCCAGGCGCATTACGACCTTTCAGACGACTTCTTCGGCGTGTTCCAGGACCCGACACGCAAGTACAGCTGCGCATACTTCACCGGACCGAATGCCACCCTCTCCGAAGCCCAGATCGCCAATGTCGACCAGCACCTGGACCGCTTGGACCTCAAGCCCGGCATGACCCTGCTCGAGGTGGGCTGCGGTTGGGGCCTGACGCTGCAGCGCGCGATGGAGAAGTACGACGTCAATGTGATCGGCTTGACGCTGTCGAAGAACCAGAAGGCCTACTGCGAGCAGCTGCTGGGCAAGATCGACACGACGCGCACGTTCGATGTTCGGCTGGAAGGTTGGGAGCAGTTCCACACCCCCGTCGACCGCATTGTGTCGATTGAGGCTATCGAGCACTTCGGCTTCGAGCGCTTCGATGACTTCTTCAAGAACTCCTTCGACATCCTGCCCGACGACGGCCGGATGACCATCCAGAGCAGCTGCGGCTACCACCCCGACGACCTGGCCGCCCGTGGCAAGAAGCTGACATTCGAATTGGCCCGCTTCGCCAAGTTCATGGTCGACGTGATCTTCCCCGGCGGCCGTATCCCGAGCACCAAGATGTTGGTCCAGCACGGCGAGAAGGCCGGGTTCGTCGTACCTGAGCCGCTGTCCCTGCGCAATCACTACATCAAGACCCTCGGCATCTGGGCAGCGCGGCTGGAATGGCACAAGGACGAGGCCATTGCGGCCGCGGGCATCGAGAGCTACGACAACTACATGCGGTACCTGACCGGCTGCCAGTACTACTACGTCGACGAGGCGATCGACGTGAGCCTGGTGACCTATCTCAAGCCGGGTGCGGCCGCCTAG
- a CDS encoding alpha/beta hydrolase, with amino-acid sequence MAVGRLADPNCTLGTDPRSDPRMVAAFAPIGLADPFPDAPLTVDSPLADRLAYAAAAEEAVGGVLNAFASAAPAPDGVTTTTVTIPGNDGNEITLFVSRPDRAHGPLPAVVHFHGGAMAIASAGDPAYRHIRESLAATGLVAVGVEFRNSGGRLGAHPYPAGLNDCAAATRWVHANAADLGVSHLIVAGESGGGNLTLTVTHKAKREGWLSEIAGAYAQCPYISNRWLDYPDELPSLRENDGYFISCQQAALLGSIYDPSETHNEDPTCWAGLASHDDLVGLPPHVISVNELDPLRDEGLAHYRRLLAAGVPAAGRIVVGTCHGGDLLFPALMPEVFAASVRDVSGFAHSVGCY; translated from the coding sequence ATGGCAGTTGGCCGGCTCGCTGATCCGAATTGCACACTCGGCACCGATCCCCGATCGGATCCGCGGATGGTGGCGGCATTCGCCCCGATCGGTCTGGCCGACCCGTTTCCTGATGCACCGCTGACGGTCGACTCGCCGTTGGCGGATCGGTTGGCATATGCGGCGGCCGCCGAGGAAGCTGTCGGCGGCGTGCTCAACGCGTTCGCGTCGGCCGCTCCTGCTCCCGACGGAGTCACCACGACGACGGTGACGATTCCCGGTAACGACGGCAACGAGATCACGCTGTTCGTCAGCCGCCCGGACCGGGCCCACGGCCCGTTGCCTGCGGTGGTGCATTTCCACGGCGGGGCGATGGCAATCGCCAGTGCCGGGGATCCCGCGTACCGGCATATCCGGGAGAGCCTGGCGGCCACCGGCCTGGTGGCGGTTGGGGTGGAGTTCCGCAATTCCGGTGGTCGGCTCGGCGCACATCCGTACCCAGCGGGGTTGAACGACTGCGCGGCCGCCACCCGGTGGGTGCACGCCAACGCCGCCGATCTCGGGGTGAGCCATCTGATCGTCGCCGGCGAGTCCGGTGGCGGAAACCTGACGCTGACCGTCACACACAAGGCCAAACGCGAAGGGTGGCTCAGCGAGATCGCTGGGGCATACGCCCAGTGCCCCTACATCTCCAATCGCTGGCTGGACTATCCCGATGAACTGCCGTCGTTGCGGGAGAACGACGGCTACTTCATCAGCTGCCAGCAGGCCGCGTTGCTGGGCTCGATCTACGACCCGAGCGAGACACATAACGAGGATCCGACCTGCTGGGCGGGGCTGGCCAGCCACGACGACCTGGTTGGCCTGCCGCCCCACGTGATCTCGGTGAACGAACTCGATCCCCTGCGGGACGAGGGCCTCGCCCACTACCGCCGGCTGCTCGCTGCGGGAGTTCCCGCGGCAGGGCGGATCGTGGTCGGCACGTGTCATGGCGGGGACTTGCTGTTCCCGGCGTTGATGCCGGAGGTTTTTGCGGCCTCAGTGCGTGACGTCAGCGGTTTCGCGCACTCGGTGGGTTGTTATTAA
- a CDS encoding DUF4012 domain-containing protein, with protein sequence MTHDGDDEEQRWFKRREVVWAALGVLAIVIVFGGWLGLRAQTAKSSLEQARSSAQQAKDALLQGNTKDASRFAADAQSHAKAARDATHSLPWDIVSVVPWLGSPFKTGQQISDVVLGLAADVLKPVADAGSTVAPDQLLANGRLDVAALRREEPTLTKIAADAARLDAAAQAISEPSYLAAVSGARSQLQAQASDISRLLGNTALAARLAPSMLGADGPRSYFMAFQTNAEARGTGGLLGGFGILRFDDGKPSVDNLGANTELDKAFTPFSVNPEFDEQYGFTNPTTDYRNSNQSSHFPYAAQIWKSMWAQQTGMNVDGVISIDPIALSYILGATGAITLPDGEMVTKDNVVELTESTVYSRFPTDQAARKRYLQEIATEVVKKITKPVESPRKLLNALGRAVSERRIAVWTSSPTDQELLEETPLAHVIPDDPAPYAEVVVNNLGGNKMDYYLDRQIEYVADGCDGDKRTSTVTIRLTNTLKDVDGLPDYVAGRLGFFPNISGEIPKGTMLTSVRLLTTKGADVISVLANGKRTRVFGSTERGHPSFESQVAIPPGQTIELIFRLIEPITSGAARVPIQPLADNATAKVSVPTCTR encoded by the coding sequence GTGACCCACGACGGTGATGACGAGGAACAGCGCTGGTTCAAGCGCCGCGAGGTCGTTTGGGCCGCGCTGGGAGTTTTGGCCATCGTCATTGTGTTCGGGGGTTGGCTCGGTTTGCGCGCGCAAACCGCGAAATCGAGCCTTGAGCAAGCTCGCAGCAGTGCACAGCAGGCCAAAGACGCACTCCTGCAGGGAAATACGAAGGATGCATCGCGCTTTGCAGCCGATGCGCAATCACATGCCAAGGCGGCCCGCGACGCGACGCATTCGCTGCCGTGGGACATCGTCTCCGTCGTGCCATGGTTGGGCAGCCCGTTCAAGACTGGGCAACAGATCTCCGATGTGGTGCTCGGCCTGGCCGCCGACGTTCTGAAACCCGTCGCGGATGCGGGCTCGACTGTCGCGCCGGATCAGTTGCTTGCCAACGGCCGGCTGGACGTGGCAGCGCTTCGCCGGGAAGAGCCAACGCTGACCAAGATCGCGGCAGACGCGGCGCGCCTCGATGCTGCCGCACAGGCCATTTCAGAACCGAGTTACCTCGCCGCGGTCAGCGGAGCCCGATCACAGCTTCAAGCGCAAGCGTCTGACATTTCACGACTGCTGGGCAACACGGCCCTCGCCGCGCGGCTGGCACCGTCGATGCTGGGCGCCGATGGCCCTCGCAGCTATTTCATGGCTTTCCAGACCAACGCCGAAGCCCGAGGTACCGGAGGGCTGCTCGGCGGGTTTGGGATCCTCCGGTTCGACGACGGCAAACCGAGCGTCGACAATCTTGGAGCGAATACCGAACTAGACAAGGCTTTCACTCCGTTCTCGGTTAACCCAGAATTCGACGAGCAGTATGGGTTTACCAATCCCACCACTGATTACCGCAATAGCAATCAGAGCTCGCACTTTCCGTACGCGGCGCAAATTTGGAAGTCGATGTGGGCGCAACAGACCGGGATGAATGTCGATGGAGTCATCTCCATCGATCCAATCGCTCTGAGCTACATCCTCGGCGCCACCGGAGCGATCACGTTGCCGGACGGCGAGATGGTGACCAAGGACAACGTCGTCGAATTGACCGAGTCAACGGTATATAGCCGCTTTCCGACTGATCAAGCTGCACGAAAGCGCTATCTGCAAGAGATTGCCACCGAGGTGGTCAAGAAGATCACCAAGCCGGTGGAATCACCGCGAAAGCTGCTCAACGCCTTGGGGCGAGCAGTCAGCGAGCGCCGAATCGCGGTGTGGACCTCGTCGCCGACCGATCAGGAGCTGCTGGAAGAAACGCCGCTGGCGCACGTCATTCCCGACGATCCGGCGCCATACGCGGAAGTCGTCGTCAATAATCTCGGCGGCAACAAAATGGACTATTACCTCGATCGACAGATCGAATACGTGGCCGACGGCTGTGATGGCGACAAGCGCACGTCGACCGTGACGATCCGACTGACCAACACACTCAAGGACGTGGACGGGTTACCGGACTACGTCGCAGGGCGGCTGGGCTTTTTCCCCAATATCTCCGGGGAGATCCCCAAGGGGACGATGCTCACCTCAGTCCGCCTCCTGACCACCAAGGGCGCGGACGTCATCAGCGTTCTCGCCAACGGCAAAAGGACCCGGGTCTTCGGATCGACGGAACGTGGACACCCGAGCTTCGAATCTCAGGTGGCCATACCGCCGGGTCAGACGATCGAATTGATCTTCCGACTCATCGAACCGATCACTTCCGGAGCGGCACGAGTTCCGATTCAGCCGCTGGCGGACAATGCCACTGCGAAGGTCTCGGTGCCCACATGTACTCGATAG
- a CDS encoding alpha/beta fold hydrolase: MEIRTGTARVPWGQKRSDPGQAQEDLEIYFEDMGNPGDPPVLLVMGLGAQLLLWRNGFCEKLVDQGYRVIRYDNRDVGLSSKLHGLRAGGGLVPNLVRSYLGRPSPSVYKLEDMADDAAALLDHLGLDRAHVVGASMGGMIAQIFAARHSRRTNALGIIFSSNNSAWLPPPAPRALLSLITGPSPNSPREVIIENSIRVGKIIGSPGYPISEEKARADAIEAYERAHYPQGIARHFGAVLGSGSLKRYDRQISAPTVVIHGRADKLMRPSGGRSIASAIPNARLVLFDGMAHDLPEALWDDIVGELKTTFAEVS; this comes from the coding sequence ATGGAGATTCGTACCGGCACGGCAAGAGTCCCCTGGGGGCAGAAGCGCAGCGACCCGGGGCAAGCGCAAGAAGATCTCGAGATCTACTTCGAGGACATGGGCAACCCCGGCGACCCGCCGGTTCTGCTTGTCATGGGGCTCGGCGCTCAGCTTCTGTTGTGGCGCAATGGGTTCTGCGAGAAGCTGGTCGACCAGGGTTATCGCGTGATTCGCTACGACAACCGCGACGTGGGGTTGTCCTCCAAACTGCACGGCCTGCGCGCCGGCGGCGGGCTGGTCCCCAACCTGGTGCGCTCCTATCTCGGGCGCCCCAGTCCGTCCGTCTACAAACTGGAGGATATGGCCGACGACGCCGCGGCGTTGCTCGATCATCTCGGGCTCGACCGTGCGCACGTGGTCGGGGCGTCGATGGGCGGGATGATCGCGCAGATCTTCGCCGCACGGCACAGCCGCCGAACGAACGCTTTGGGAATCATCTTCTCGTCCAACAACTCTGCGTGGTTGCCGCCTCCGGCGCCGCGGGCGCTGCTGTCCCTGATCACCGGCCCGTCGCCCAACTCGCCACGCGAGGTGATCATCGAGAACTCGATCCGGGTCGGCAAGATCATCGGCAGCCCGGGCTATCCGATATCCGAGGAGAAGGCGCGCGCCGATGCCATCGAGGCATACGAGCGGGCGCACTACCCGCAGGGCATCGCACGGCACTTCGGCGCCGTACTCGGCAGCGGCAGCCTGAAGCGCTACGACCGGCAGATCAGCGCACCCACCGTGGTCATCCACGGCCGCGCCGACAAGCTGATGCGCCCATCCGGCGGACGCTCGATCGCATCGGCTATCCCGAATGCCCGACTGGTGCTATTCGACGGGATGGCGCATGACCTGCCCGAAGCGCTGTGGGACGACATTGTGGGTGAGCTCAAGACCACGTTTGCCGAGGTCAGCTAG
- a CDS encoding DinB family protein: MPTLAPPVRDEREALREFLAYQQSAFVAVTYGLTDEQARSTPTVSTLSIGGLIKHVTGVQRDWMGRVAAAPHEPPADDRPFEERAAEYQDEYVMRPDETLAQLLDALTTQNAASLRLVETADLDAAVPVPRDAPWFPSDVDAWSVRWVFAHLLTELARHAGHADIIRESLDGATMYELVAAAEGMEPQPWLTPWQPKT, translated from the coding sequence ATGCCCACCCTTGCCCCACCTGTCCGCGACGAGCGGGAGGCCTTGCGCGAGTTCCTCGCCTACCAGCAGAGCGCGTTCGTCGCCGTCACCTACGGACTGACCGACGAGCAAGCCCGGTCCACCCCGACGGTCAGCACGCTGTCGATCGGCGGACTGATCAAACACGTGACCGGGGTGCAGCGCGACTGGATGGGGCGAGTCGCCGCGGCACCGCACGAGCCACCGGCCGACGACCGCCCGTTCGAGGAACGGGCCGCGGAGTATCAGGACGAATACGTGATGCGGCCCGACGAGACATTAGCGCAGCTCCTGGACGCATTGACCACCCAAAACGCTGCTTCGTTACGGCTGGTGGAGACTGCCGATCTGGACGCCGCGGTGCCCGTGCCACGCGATGCGCCGTGGTTCCCCAGCGATGTCGACGCGTGGTCGGTGCGATGGGTGTTCGCACACCTGCTCACCGAGCTGGCCCGGCACGCCGGTCACGCCGACATCATCCGCGAAAGCCTAGATGGTGCAACCATGTACGAGCTTGTCGCGGCGGCCGAGGGCATGGAACCGCAACCGTGGCTGACGCCGTGGCAACCTAAAACGTGA